The following proteins are encoded in a genomic region of Drosophila bipectinata strain 14024-0381.07 chromosome XL, DbipHiC1v2, whole genome shotgun sequence:
- the LOC122321337 gene encoding PE-PGRS family protein PE_PGRS16-like, with protein MHPGRVLRGGAAAQERGAGPAPASGVGQSAAVPDEVDGKHGEGPRQGDCPNAKEEHEGGQAAAHRWTHEGNGQGESENGTAAADPEISGDCEEKGRRRKGATGKEMEGEDTADATPQTRRAGGEAVQGGLELEEGPGGDAVARGAPDTVSTGEEGGAAVGEGAVGVAGAAEACAGPADIVPRKTAGKAGAGAAGIGRRRVRCAGGKLAAGACRKGEGGDNQTARQTRKVVHPGTGVVLHRKGQANSRSRARFRSGGREGRDERGSASVGFLESYRVTESSVGYSKSKQVALQGSEERTSLAYATRVLDSQPTGVVLQDADKPTRELTPALERDRGGSDHPPSSS; from the exons atgcaTCCCGGTCGGGTCCTTCGAGGTGGAGCGGCGGCGCAGGAGCGAGGAGCTGGTCCTGCACCTGCGAGCGGAGTGGGACAGTCGGCGGCTGTCCCTGATGAAGTCGACGGAAAACATGGCGAGGGCCcgcgtcaaggtgattgccCAAATGCGAAGGAGGAACACGAAGGAGGCCAGGCAGCGGCGCATCGATGGACGCATGAGGGCAATGGTCAGGGCGAGAGCGAAAACGGTACGGCAGCGGCGGATCCGGAAATTAGTGGAGACTGCGAGGAGAAGGGCCGCCGCCGGAAGGGTGCGACAGGCAAGGAAATGGAAGGCGAAGATACCGCCGACGCCACGCCCCAGACCAGAAGGGCCGGAGGAGAAGCCGTGCAGGGCGGCCTCGAGTTGGAGGAGGGTCCGGGCGGCGACGCCGTGGCCCGCGGTGCCCCCGACACCGTGTCCACAGGAGAAGAGGGAGGAGCAGCCGTTGGAGAAGGGGCCGTGGGTGTGGCCGGAGCCGCGGAGGCCTGCGCTGGGCCGGCAGACATCGTGCCCAGAAAAACGGCCGGCAAGGCCGGTGCTGGAGCGGCAGGCATCGGTCGGAGGCGGGTGAGATGTGCCGGAGGAAAATTGGCCGCCGGAGCTTGCCGCAAGGGTGAAGGCGGAGATAACCAAACGGCGAGGCAAACCCGGAAGGTGGTGCATCCTGGCACAG gcgtggtcctgcaccgGAAAGGACAGGCCAACTCAAGATCCCGAGCCCGGTTTCGCTCCGGAGGACGAGAAGGACGGGACGAGAGAGGATCGGCGTCGGTTGGTTTCCTCGAAAGCTACAGGGTAACAGAGTCGAGTGTGGGCTATTCCAAGTcaaagcaggtagccttgcaaggaagtgaggagagaacaagtctggcgtacgccacgcgggttcttgactcgcaaccaacaggcgtggtcctgcaagACGCGGATAAGCCAACTCGGGAACTCACGCCCGCTTTGGAACGCGATCGGGGAGGCTCCGATCACCCACCAAGCAGCTCTTGA